A DNA window from candidate division WOR-3 bacterium contains the following coding sequences:
- a CDS encoding nitroreductase family protein: MDVVKAINERRAYRSLAPVAITEELIRDLAQCAQLAPTCFNNQPARFVFVYSAEMLEKMKPVFNRGNEWCHAASLVIAVLAEKEADCVIRDREYYLFDTGMQTAFLILRATELGLVAHPIAGYKPELVRQVLGIPDHMQVVTLVLVGRHADTISPVLSEKQVEWEKNRPERLPLEQVAFFNRYTGENAKEEPK, encoded by the coding sequence ATGGACGTAGTCAAGGCAATCAACGAACGCCGGGCATACCGGTCACTTGCGCCGGTTGCAATTACTGAAGAGTTGATTCGAGACCTTGCCCAGTGTGCTCAACTGGCACCGACCTGTTTCAATAATCAGCCGGCGCGGTTCGTGTTTGTGTATTCGGCTGAAATGCTTGAGAAGATGAAGCCAGTATTCAACAGGGGCAACGAATGGTGCCATGCGGCATCGCTTGTTATTGCCGTACTGGCCGAGAAGGAAGCGGACTGTGTCATTCGCGACCGGGAATACTACTTGTTCGACACCGGAATGCAGACTGCTTTTCTCATCCTTCGGGCAACTGAGCTCGGACTTGTGGCACACCCGATAGCCGGGTACAAGCCAGAGCTGGTCAGACAGGTGCTCGGCATTCCGGATCATATGCAAGTGGTCACGTTGGTCTTGGTGGGCCGGCACGCAGATACCATAAGCCCGGTGCTGTCAGAGAAGCAAGTAGAATGGGAAAAGAACCGGCCAGAACGTCTGCCTCTGGAACAGGTGGCATTCTTCAACCGCTACACGGGCGAGAACGCAAAGGAAGAGCCGAAATGA